The Glycine soja cultivar W05 chromosome 6, ASM419377v2, whole genome shotgun sequence genome has a window encoding:
- the LOC114416887 gene encoding uncharacterized protein LOC114416887 isoform X2 yields MDVEDAENEVSVSSAILNSIASRQNEVLSPEDLAWVESCLVKDSDISDTDWIPLKNALLDIISSQPQSFSTEGEDVKIPPYIISSEYANTATTSDEKLNLQSSTSDEKLIILQSSTSDEKLILQSSTSDGKHLSEPSSTYNVNSLLMAVETSTDEIPDDEKTGTLPSINPFLPTYKEHLKEENETIDSGLNLDSSSYEMEHLAENIFKIWDFDIQSEEGELVKQLDKALSENSFQTVPPSFDDSLKLKDSSLDDLIAGIADLSLNKNV; encoded by the coding sequence ATGGATGTCGAAGATGCAGAGAATGAAGTTTCAGTTTCATCTGCTATTCTCAATTCGATAGCATCTCGGCAGAATGAAGTTCTTTCTCCAGAAGATCTTGCTTGGGTTGAATCCTGCCTAGTTAAAGATTCTGATATTTCAGACACTGATTGGATCCCTTTGAAAAATGCTTTATTAGATATTATCAGCTCCCAACCTCAATCTTTCAGCACTGAAGGAGAAGACGTAAAAATTCCTCCCTACATTATTAGTTCTGAATATGCTAATACTGCAACAACTTCTGATGAGAAACTTAATCTGCAATCTTCAACTTCTGATGAGAAACTTATTATTCTGCAATCTTCAACTTCTGATGAGAAACTTATTCTGCAATCTTCAACTTCTGATGGGAAACACTTATCTGAGCCTTCTTCAACTTATAATGTTAACTCATTACTGATGGCAGTAGAAACAAGCACCGATGAAATTCCAGATGATGAAAAGACTGGTACTTTGCCATCTATCAATCCTTTTCTGCCAACTTATAAGGAACACCTGAAGGAGGAGAATGAAACCATTGATTCTGGACTTAATCTGGATTCTTCCTCTTATGAGATGGAGCACCTTGCCGAGAATATCTTCAAAATCTGGGATTTTGATATTCAATCTGAGGAAGGTGAACTGGTTAAACAGTTGGACAAAGCCCTATCAGAGAATTCCTTTCAAACAGTGCCACCATCTTTTGATGATTCATTGAAGTTGAAGGATAGCTCACTCGATGATCTTATTGCTGGCATTGCTGacttatcattaaataaaaatgtctaG
- the LOC114416887 gene encoding uncharacterized protein LOC114416887 isoform X1 — protein sequence MASTGEKAMDVEDAENEVSVSSAILNSIASRQNEVLSPEDLAWVESCLVKDSDISDTDWIPLKNALLDIISSQPQSFSTEGEDVKIPPYIISSEYANTATTSDEKLNLQSSTSDEKLIILQSSTSDEKLILQSSTSDGKHLSEPSSTYNVNSLLMAVETSTDEIPDDEKTGTLPSINPFLPTYKEHLKEENETIDSGLNLDSSSYEMEHLAENIFKIWDFDIQSEEGELVKQLDKALSENSFQTVPPSFDDSLKLKDSSLDDLIAGIADLSLNKNV from the exons ATGGCTTCTACGGGCGAAAAAG CAATGGATGTCGAAGATGCAGAGAATGAAGTTTCAGTTTCATCTGCTATTCTCAATTCGATAGCATCTCGGCAGAATGAAGTTCTTTCTCCAGAAGATCTTGCTTGGGTTGAATCCTGCCTAGTTAAAGATTCTGATATTTCAGACACTGATTGGATCCCTTTGAAAAATGCTTTATTAGATATTATCAGCTCCCAACCTCAATCTTTCAGCACTGAAGGAGAAGACGTAAAAATTCCTCCCTACATTATTAGTTCTGAATATGCTAATACTGCAACAACTTCTGATGAGAAACTTAATCTGCAATCTTCAACTTCTGATGAGAAACTTATTATTCTGCAATCTTCAACTTCTGATGAGAAACTTATTCTGCAATCTTCAACTTCTGATGGGAAACACTTATCTGAGCCTTCTTCAACTTATAATGTTAACTCATTACTGATGGCAGTAGAAACAAGCACCGATGAAATTCCAGATGATGAAAAGACTGGTACTTTGCCATCTATCAATCCTTTTCTGCCAACTTATAAGGAACACCTGAAGGAGGAGAATGAAACCATTGATTCTGGACTTAATCTGGATTCTTCCTCTTATGAGATGGAGCACCTTGCCGAGAATATCTTCAAAATCTGGGATTTTGATATTCAATCTGAGGAAGGTGAACTGGTTAAACAGTTGGACAAAGCCCTATCAGAGAATTCCTTTCAAACAGTGCCACCATCTTTTGATGATTCATTGAAGTTGAAGGATAGCTCACTCGATGATCTTATTGCTGGCATTGCTGacttatcattaaataaaaatgtctaG